The DNA segment ACCGTGACGAAGCGCGCCGCGCTGATCGCGCAGCCCGCCTGGATCGCAGCTTCGAGCCTGGGCGTGAACCCGTGCCCCAGGGCGACCGCGTCGCACTCGACCGTGCGCTCGGTGCCCTGGATCGGGCGCCAGTCGCGGTCGATGCGCTGCACGGTGACGGCCTCGACGGCGCGGTCGCCGTGGATGCGGGTGACGGCCTGCCCAAAGCGGTACGGGGTGCGGTGGCGGGCGAGCGAGGCGAGGTACTCCCCCAGTTCGCTCGCCTTGCCTGCGGCGCCGGCGAGCTGCCACGGCGCCCGGCCCCAGCCGCGGGCGAGCGCCCCGGCCGCGCAGGCCTCGACGACCTCGGCGACCTCGCCGCCCACGTGGGCGAGGCTCGCCGCGACGGGAAGCAGGAACGGACCGGCACCCGCGACGACGGTGCGCCGCCCGAGCGCGATGCCGTCGCGCTTCGCGAGCGCCTGGGCCGCCCCGGCCGTGGTCACGCCCGGCAGGGTCCACCCGGGCACCGGAAGCGCCCGGTCGTGCGCCCCGGTCGCGATGACGAGCGCATCGGCATCGATCGTGAGCGCGGTACGCGCTGCGGCGTCGGCGGGCCCCGCGAGCGCGTGCACGCGCAACCCGCCCTCGGTCTCGATGCGCCAGACGCTCGTGCTGCGGTGCACCCTCGCCCGCTCGAGCACGGCCCTCAGCCGCTCGAACCGCGACCACTGGTGCTGCAGTCGAGGATCGGTCAGCGCGTCGTGGTGCCGCCAGAACTGGCCGCCCGGGCGCTCCCCCTCGTCGAGCACGCAGACCTCGGCCCCGTGCGCGAGCGCCGCCTGGGCGGCCGCGAGCCCGGCGGGCCCTGCCCCGATGACGACGACGCGGCGGCTCATCGCGCTTCCCGGGCGATCTCGTCGCCGTCGACGGCCGTGCGCTGACAGGCACGCACGCTCTCGACGCCGTTGACCGTGACGACGCAGTCCTGGCAGACGCCGATGCCGCAGAACACGCCGCGCTCGGCGCCGTCGGCCGTGCGCCAGCTGCGGTGCCCTGCGGCGATGAGCACGCCGGCGATGGTCTGCCCCTCGCGGCCGGAGAGCTCCTCGCCCTCGAAGCTGATGCGGACGTCGTCGATGGGGGCGCTCACGCGGCCTCCTCTCGCAGGGCCGCACGGGTCGGCAGGAACGGGGTGGGGTCGAGCGGCGCAGGCGTGCCGAGCACCGCGTGCGCGACGAGTTCGCCGGTCGTCGGGGCGAGCCCGATTCCGGCGCCCTCGTGGCCGGCCGCGTGGAAGAGCCCGTCGATCCCGCCGTCGGCGCCGATCGCGGGCAGGTGGTCGGGCGCGTACGGGCGGAACCCGTGGTAGCTGCGCAGGACCATGGTGTCGGCGAGGAACGGGAAGAGCCGGGTGGCCTTCGCGGCGATCCCGGCGAGCGCGGGCAGGGCGAGCGCGTCGGAGAACCCGACCCGTTCACGACTCGAACCGATGAGCACGGTGCCCGCGGGCGTCGACTCGACGACGGTCGACGTCTGCAGCGCGGCATCCGCGGAACCCACGGCACCGACGTAGTCGGCGTCGTAGACCTTGTGGAACACGCGCTGCGGCATCGGCACCGTGACGAGGATCATGCCACGGCGGGGCCGGATGTCGAGGCGGGTACCGAGCAGGGCGGCGACCTCGCCGGCCCAGGGGCCCGCGCAGTTCACGACCGCGTCGGCCTCGATCGGCCCGGCGTTCGTCTCGATGCCGACGATGCGGCCCGAGGCGCCGCCCGAGCGGCCCCGCGCGTACCGCGCCCCCGTCACCTCGGCGATGCGCAGCTGCGCCCCGAGGCGCACCGCCCGCGCGAGCATCGCCTGCGTCGCGAGGCTCGGCTGCACCTGCGCGTCGTCGGGGTAGTGGATGCCGCTGCCGATCTCGTGCGACAGGTGCGGCTCGAGGGAGCGCAGCTCCGGGGCATCCAGCTCGACGGCGCGGATGCCGATGCCGCGCTGGGTTCCGGCGAAGTCGGCGAGCGCACCCTCGCCGCCGGGGAAGGCGACGACGATGCCGCCCTTCGCCTCGAACTCGGTGGCCGGCCGGCCCGGCCCGCGCTCGTCGTCGAGGCGTTCGGCGAGCGACCGCCAGGCGCGGTTGGCGACGATCGCGAGCTCGGCCTCGGCGCCCGGCCCCTTGTCGGAGACGAGGATGTTGCCCTCGCAGCGGCTCGACGTCTCGCCGGCGACGCCGACCCGGTCGACGACGACGACCTCGGCTCCCGCCTCGGCGAGCGCGAGGGCGCTGGCCGCCCCGACGGCGCCCGCGCCGATCACGATGACGCGCACGGCGCCTCCACTTCGTCGTGTTCCAGTGGTCTGCCGTGCAGAACCAAAGCACATGTCACGTGTGACATTTTACTCTACGACGACGAACGGGGTCAGCCCTCGTCCTGGCCGCTCCAGATCCCGGCCACATGGCCGACGTGCCGCCGCATCAGCGCCTCGGCGGCCGGGCCGTCACCCTCGACGAGCAGGCGCACGAGCTCGGCGTGCTCCAGCGACGAGGCGACGAGCGCGTCGCTCTCGGCCAGGTTCACGAGCCCGACGAGCCGCGTCTGCTGCCGCAGCTCGCTCACCAGTCGCACGAGATGCCGGTTGCCGGTGAGCTCGAGCAGGGTCAGGTGGAACGCCGTGTCGGCCTCGAGGTACGCCTCGAAGCGGCCCTCGCGACCGGCGGCGACGATCTCGGCAGCGAGCTCGTCGAGGCGGGCCACGGTCTCGGCCGGGACATGGCCGGCGAGCCTGCGCAGCGGCGGCGCCTCGAGCAGGGCGCGGACCTCGCCGAGCTCGCGCAGTTCGTCGAGCGAGATCTCGGTCACCCGGAATCCGCGGTTCCGGATCGGGCTCAGGAACCCCCGACGAGCGAGGTTCAGCATCGCCTCGCGCACGGGCGTCGCGCTCACGCCGAACTCGCTCGCCAGGGTCGGCACCGTGAGCACGGTGCCCGGCGCGAACTCGCCGGCCACGATCCGCGACGAGAGCGTGCGTTCGACCTGTTCGCGCAGGCTCTGCACCTCGGGCAGGCGCATGGGCTCGAGCGTCA comes from the Agromyces marinus genome and includes:
- a CDS encoding FAD-dependent oxidoreductase, translated to MSRRVVVIGAGPAGLAAAQAALAHGAEVCVLDEGERPGGQFWRHHDALTDPRLQHQWSRFERLRAVLERARVHRSTSVWRIETEGGLRVHALAGPADAAARTALTIDADALVIATGAHDRALPVPGWTLPGVTTAGAAQALAKRDGIALGRRTVVAGAGPFLLPVAASLAHVGGEVAEVVEACAAGALARGWGRAPWQLAGAAGKASELGEYLASLARHRTPYRFGQAVTRIHGDRAVEAVTVQRIDRDWRPIQGTERTVECDAVALGHGFTPRLEAAIQAGCAISAARFVTVDERQATSTDGVFAAGEVTGIAGADAALAEGAVAGFVAAGGALDDERMRGPLRARRRMHAFAERLATHEIRPGWTAWLDDDTIVCRCESVTRARIEAFSERGVAAVDTSSSRGFRLATRAGLGACQGRTCGRSVEDLVGRPLGLDRRPVLSSLRIGELAACETSPPM
- a CDS encoding (2Fe-2S)-binding protein, with protein sequence MSAPIDDVRISFEGEELSGREGQTIAGVLIAAGHRSWRTADGAERGVFCGIGVCQDCVVTVNGVESVRACQRTAVDGDEIAREAR
- a CDS encoding NAD(P)/FAD-dependent oxidoreductase; the encoded protein is MRVIVIGAGAVGAASALALAEAGAEVVVVDRVGVAGETSSRCEGNILVSDKGPGAEAELAIVANRAWRSLAERLDDERGPGRPATEFEAKGGIVVAFPGGEGALADFAGTQRGIGIRAVELDAPELRSLEPHLSHEIGSGIHYPDDAQVQPSLATQAMLARAVRLGAQLRIAEVTGARYARGRSGGASGRIVGIETNAGPIEADAVVNCAGPWAGEVAALLGTRLDIRPRRGMILVTVPMPQRVFHKVYDADYVGAVGSADAALQTSTVVESTPAGTVLIGSSRERVGFSDALALPALAGIAAKATRLFPFLADTMVLRSYHGFRPYAPDHLPAIGADGGIDGLFHAAGHEGAGIGLAPTTGELVAHAVLGTPAPLDPTPFLPTRAALREEAA
- a CDS encoding GntR family transcriptional regulator codes for the protein MTLEPMRLPEVQSLREQVERTLSSRIVAGEFAPGTVLTVPTLASEFGVSATPVREAMLNLARRGFLSPIRNRGFRVTEISLDELRELGEVRALLEAPPLRRLAGHVPAETVARLDELAAEIVAAGREGRFEAYLEADTAFHLTLLELTGNRHLVRLVSELRQQTRLVGLVNLAESDALVASSLEHAELVRLLVEGDGPAAEALMRRHVGHVAGIWSGQDEG